tCTGCTAAAGATGATGTGAACAAACAACGTGATTGCAGTCCTTGTTGtaaagagcaggaaaacaaggaGGGGGTCCCGGCTTAATCATTTCCGCGGCGCGAATGAACACGAGAGCTGGTTTCTGTTTGGAGCAGACACTGAAGACGTCTGGAGATCAAGGTATGGAGCGATCATCGCAGCCTTTTCTCGCTGTAGTCTAACTTAGTTTTAGCAGAATCCGGAAAACATAACTGTTCATCTCTCATTCAGCAACGTATCTTTACACTTGTGAGCTACATGTGTCTCTTTGTTACAAATATGTATCTAAAGTCATGACAGTGGTATTTCCTTCTCCCTCAGCCCTAAAGTGCCAAATGCCCAGACTAGAGGACCACTGCTGGAGCTGCTCCTGTGCATCAAGGGTAGAAACTAAGCACTCATCATCTGGAGCAAACTGGTTAGCATCCAAAGCTGAAGAAATGATGTCCATCATCACCTCGGTGCTCAGCAATGCCTACGGCTCGCTGCACGACGTCCGGACGGCCAACCTGATCCGCCGGGGTCTCGTCCTCTTCACGGTGGGAGTGTTCCTCGCCCTGGTGCTCAACTTGCTGCAGATACAAAGAAATGTCACCCTGTTTCCCGAGGAGGTGATGACAACTTTGTTTTCGTCTGCCTGGTGGATCCCGCCTTGCTGCGGCACAGGAGCCGGTGAGTAGACAGCAGTGGTGgctgggataaataaagtttattagtGTGTTATAAATAGTTTTGGAGAGCAGTTTGACCAAGGTTATCAGTAGTTTGTTGCTAAGTTTGGGACAAAGGAATGTGGGAAGGGGAGGGGTTAAAGTGCACCAGCTTTTTCCTTATAAAGAGACATTTATAATGACAAATAAAgccattaaaatcaaatttaccAATCATTTATAGTCGGTAAAAGTTTGATAATCACCTCTGAGTGGTTTATTGCATCACACGCCATAAGAGGCAATAGAAAAGTGCCATTTTAAACTATATAAGGCAGGAAAACGATACCTCTCTATAACTGCCACTGAACCCAGCTGCTGTATGATCATGTGGTAATGAATCATCATTcggctttgtttttgttggctaTTATATAAACCTTCCTCTCTTGTGCTGCACTAGACTTGATGGTTTTGTCTGGCAGtcagttatgaaaaaaaaaactgactttgcACAGATGGTAGCGATTCTCGTGCTCTGATTGGTCGCA
This DNA window, taken from Seriola aureovittata isolate HTS-2021-v1 ecotype China chromosome 20, ASM2101889v1, whole genome shotgun sequence, encodes the following:
- the insig1 gene encoding insulin-induced gene 1 protein isoform X1; translated protein: MNTRAGFCLEQTLKTSGDQVVFPSPSALKCQMPRLEDHCWSCSCASRVETKHSSSGANWLASKAEEMMSIITSVLSNAYGSLHDVRTANLIRRGLVLFTVGVFLALVLNLLQIQRNVTLFPEEVMTTLFSSAWWIPPCCGTGAAVVGLLYPCLDSHLGEPHKFKREWASVMRCIAVFVGINHASVKLDFDNNVQLSLTLAALSLGLWWTFDRSRSGFGLGITTAFLATVITQLLVYNGVYQYTSPDFLYVRSWLPCIFFSGGVTVGNIGRQLAMGGVEKPHMD